GCCGGGAGATCCAGCTTGGTGAGGGCGTCGACGGTCTGCGGGCGCGAGTCGAGGATGTCGATGACGCGCTTGTGCGTCTTCAGCTCAAACTGCTCGCGGCTCTTCTTGTCCACGTGGGGGGACCGGAGCACGGTCCACCGCTGCACGCGGGTCGGGAGCGGGATCGGGCCACTGACGGTGGCGCCGGTCTTCTCCGCGGTACGGACGATGTCGGCCGTGGTCTGGTCGATCACCGCGTGATCGAAGCCCTTCAGCCGGATACGGATCTTGCCAGCCATGTGTCCTTCAAGCTCGGTTGACGGTTTCTGTAAGCCTCGTGACAAGCGGCCGGCGCGACGCCATAGGGCGCCGCGCCGGGTCCGCCAACCGGCTTTACTCGACGATCTCGGTGACGACGCCGGCGCCGACGGTGCGGCCGCCCTCGCGAATGGCGAAGCGCAGCTCCTTCTCCATGGCGATGGGCGTGATCAGCTCCACGCTCATCTGCACGTTGTCGCCCGGCATGACCATCTCCACCCCCTCGGGCAAGTTGGCCGT
The sequence above is drawn from the Longimicrobiaceae bacterium genome and encodes:
- the rpsJ gene encoding 30S ribosomal protein S10 — protein: MAGKIRIRLKGFDHAVIDQTTADIVRTAEKTGATVSGPIPLPTRVQRWTVLRSPHVDKKSREQFELKTHKRVIDILDSRPQTVDALTKLDLPAGVDVEIKVD
- the tuf gene encoding elongation factor Tu (EF-Tu; promotes GTP-dependent binding of aminoacyl-tRNA to the A-site of ribosomes during protein biosynthesis; when the tRNA anticodon matches the mRNA codon, GTP hydrolysis results; the inactive EF-Tu-GDP leaves the ribosome and release of GDP is promoted by elongation factor Ts; many prokaryotes have two copies of the gene encoding EF-Tu); amino-acid sequence: KTITPHTKFKAEVYVLTKEEGGRHTPFFNGYRPQFYFRTTDVTGTANLPEGVEMVMPGDNVQMSVELITPIAMEKELRFAIREGGRTVGAGVVTEIVE